One genomic region from Cellulomonas hominis encodes:
- the kdpB gene encoding potassium-transporting ATPase subunit KdpB: MTTMTQDPAVPGLDDAPAPRRPRGLGAAQLRAALPEALRKLDPRVMWHNPVMFVVEVGAALTTVLAVAEPFLGGPEPSGGTPTPVAFTAAIAAWLWLTVVFANLAEAVAEGRGKAQADSLRRTRSTTRALVVVGYDAAGDPGAERARTREVASPELALGDVVVVTAGELVPGDGDVVHGIASVDESAITGESAPVVRESGGDRSAVTGGTRVLSDRIVVRITSKPGETFVDRMIALVEGAARQRTPNEIALNILLASLSIVFVVVALTLAPIAGFAGAPVSVPVLVALLVCLIPTTIGALLSAIGIAGMDRLVQRNVLAMSGRAVEAAGDVTTLLLDKTGTITHGNRRAVAFLPLAGVDVADLVRAAALASAADPTPEGRSIVDLAGDAAAPAGPGAETVPFTAQTRMSGIDLPDGTRVRKGAGSAVVAWLEEDGPLPAAARADLDAHVERISSGGGTPLVVAVRDAAGAGRVLGVVHLKDVVKEGLTERFAELRAMGIRTVMITGDNPLTAKAIAAEAGVDDYLAEATPEDKLALIRREQAGGHLVAMTGDGTNDAPALAQADVGVAMNTGTSAAKEAGNMVDLDSDPTKLIDIVRIGKQLLITRGALTTFSLANDVAKYFAIIPALFAGAFPGLAALNVMHLSSPASAILSAIVFNALVIVALIPLSLRGVRYRAAAASAVLGRNLLVYGLGGVLAPFVGIKLIDLVVSLLPGF; this comes from the coding sequence ATGACCACCATGACGCAGGACCCGGCAGTCCCGGGCCTCGACGACGCGCCCGCCCCCCGGCGCCCCCGCGGCCTGGGCGCCGCGCAGCTCCGGGCGGCCCTGCCGGAGGCGCTCCGCAAGCTCGACCCGCGGGTGATGTGGCACAACCCGGTGATGTTCGTGGTCGAGGTCGGCGCCGCGCTGACCACGGTGCTGGCGGTCGCGGAGCCCTTCCTCGGCGGGCCGGAGCCGTCCGGCGGCACGCCCACCCCGGTCGCGTTCACCGCGGCGATCGCCGCGTGGCTGTGGCTCACGGTCGTGTTCGCGAACCTCGCGGAGGCCGTGGCCGAGGGGCGCGGGAAGGCCCAGGCCGACAGCCTGCGCCGGACCCGGTCCACGACCCGGGCGCTCGTCGTCGTCGGGTACGACGCCGCCGGCGACCCCGGCGCCGAGCGCGCCCGGACCCGCGAGGTGGCGTCGCCGGAGCTCGCGCTCGGGGACGTCGTCGTCGTGACCGCCGGGGAGCTCGTGCCCGGGGACGGCGACGTCGTGCACGGCATCGCCTCGGTGGACGAGTCGGCCATCACCGGCGAGTCGGCGCCGGTGGTCCGGGAGTCCGGCGGCGACCGCAGCGCGGTGACCGGCGGGACCCGGGTGCTGTCCGACCGGATCGTCGTGCGGATCACGTCGAAGCCGGGCGAGACGTTCGTGGACCGCATGATCGCCCTGGTCGAGGGCGCCGCCCGGCAGCGCACCCCGAACGAGATCGCGCTGAACATCCTGCTGGCCTCGCTGTCGATCGTGTTCGTCGTCGTGGCCCTGACGCTGGCGCCGATCGCGGGGTTCGCGGGCGCGCCGGTGAGCGTGCCGGTCCTCGTGGCCCTGCTCGTCTGCCTGATCCCGACGACGATCGGCGCGCTGCTGTCCGCGATCGGCATCGCCGGCATGGACCGGCTGGTGCAGCGCAACGTCCTGGCGATGTCCGGCCGCGCCGTCGAGGCCGCCGGGGACGTCACCACGCTGCTGCTGGACAAGACCGGGACGATCACGCACGGGAACCGGCGGGCGGTGGCGTTCCTGCCGCTGGCCGGGGTGGACGTGGCCGACCTGGTGCGGGCCGCCGCGCTGGCGTCGGCCGCGGACCCGACGCCGGAGGGGCGGTCGATCGTGGACCTGGCCGGTGACGCGGCGGCGCCCGCGGGCCCCGGTGCCGAGACCGTGCCCTTCACCGCGCAGACCCGGATGAGCGGCATCGACCTGCCCGACGGCACCCGGGTCCGCAAGGGCGCCGGGTCGGCGGTGGTCGCCTGGCTCGAGGAGGACGGCCCGCTGCCCGCCGCGGCCCGGGCGGACCTGGACGCGCACGTCGAGCGGATCTCGTCGGGCGGCGGCACCCCGCTGGTCGTCGCGGTCCGGGACGCCGCCGGCGCCGGCCGGGTGCTCGGCGTCGTCCACCTCAAGGACGTCGTCAAGGAGGGCCTGACCGAGCGGTTCGCCGAGCTGCGCGCCATGGGCATCCGCACCGTGATGATCACCGGCGACAACCCGCTGACCGCCAAGGCCATCGCGGCCGAGGCCGGCGTCGACGACTACCTCGCCGAGGCCACGCCGGAGGACAAGCTCGCGCTCATCCGGCGCGAGCAGGCCGGCGGGCACCTGGTCGCGATGACGGGCGACGGCACCAACGACGCCCCCGCCCTCGCGCAGGCCGACGTCGGCGTCGCGATGAACACCGGCACCTCCGCCGCGAAGGAGGCCGGCAACATGGTCGACCTCGACTCCGACCCGACGAAGCTCATCGACATCGTCCGGATCGGCAAGCAGCTGCTCATCACCCGCGGCGCCCTGACCACGTTCTCCCTGGCGAACGACGTGGCCAAGTACTTCGCGATCATCCCGGCGCTGTTCGCCGGGGCGTTCCCGGGGCTCGCGGCGCTCAACGTCATGCACCTGTCGTCGCCCGCGTCCGCGATCCTCTCGGCGATCGTGTTCAACGCGCTCGTCATCGTCGCGCTCATCCCGCTGTCCCTGCGGGGCGTGCGGTACCGCGCGGCGGCGGCCTCCGCGGTCCTCGGCCGGAACCTGCTGGTCTACGGCCTCGGCGGCGTGCTCGCCCCCTTCGTCGGCATCAAGCTGATCGACCTGGTCGTCAGCCTGCTGCCCGGCTTCTGA